Proteins from one Cicer arietinum cultivar CDC Frontier isolate Library 1 chromosome 3, Cicar.CDCFrontier_v2.0, whole genome shotgun sequence genomic window:
- the LOC101508526 gene encoding uncharacterized protein has protein sequence MLLRSSSTPVLGSLLSSFADTPTHHHTNATIHPEACCHALKHLPPSTTSLQHHKLNLSCTSSPISPSIADLEHKNKGFRRVQSEGNLEDLAFATCCNNEDRFNYMDPLKKYSVRQRGLALETIPSFSLSKQTGLREEEEDEEDVESDFEDEDYEFSVVNSGGSDMILTEEVKMRDRLSRMNFGEEGEIGNNEEMYLAKGLGVDVCGDGIGGCRGGNGGGDYNFMGSGGNDGENNHGVEEYYKKMVEENPGNPLFLRNYAQFLYQCKQDREGAMEYYSRAILADPKDRELLSQYGKLVWELHHDQERASRYFERAVQASPEDSHVQAAYASFLWDTEENEDAGCNQPQCLPPHFHLGAMATTGA, from the exons atgtTGCTAAGAAGCTCTTCAACACCAGTTCTTGGTTCCCTTCTCTCTTCCTTCGCAGATACTCCTACTCATCATCATACTAATGCTACTATTCACCCTGAAGCTTGTTGTCATGCACTTAAGCATCTACCACCATCAACCACTTCACTCCAACATCACAAACTCAATCTCTCATGCACTTCTTCTCCAATTTCCCCTTCCATTGCTGATCTTGAGCACAAAAACAAAGGCTTTAGAAGAGTTCAATCTGAAGGGAACTTAGAAGACTTAGCCTTTGCTACTTGTTGTAACAATGAAGATAGATTCAATTATATGGACCCTTTAAAGAAGTATTCAGTGAGACAAAGAGGCTTGGCATTGGAGACTATTCCATCTTTCTCTCTTTCTAAGCAAACAGGCTTGCGTGAAGAagaggaagatgaagaagatgtGGAAAGTGATTTTGAAGATGAGGACTATGAGTTCAGTGTGGTGAATAGTGGTGGCAGTGATATGATTCTGACTGAAGAAGTGAAGATGAGGGATAGACTTAGCAGGATGAATTTTGGTGAGGAGGGAGAAATTGGTAATAATGAAGAAATGTATCTTGCAAAGGGGCTTGGTGTTGATGTGTGTGGTGATGGCATAGGTGGCTGCAGAGGTGGCAATGGAGGTggtgattataattttatgggTTCTGGAGGGAATGATGGAGAAAATAATCATGGGGTGGAAGAATATTACAAGAAAATGGTAGAAGAAAATCCTGGGAACCCATTGTTTCTGAGGAATTATGCTCAGTTTTTGTATCAG TGCAAACAAGACCGTGAAGGAGCTATGGAGTATTATTCCAGAGCCATACTAGCAGACCCAAAAGATAGAGAACTTCTATCACAGTATGGGAAGCTAGTTTGGGAGCTACATCATGACCAAGAAAGAGCCTCTAGATATTTTGAACGAGCAGTTCAGGCCTCTCCTGAAGACAG CCATGTACAAGCAGCATATGCAAGTTTCCTTTGGGATACAGAGGAAAACGAGGATGCAGGTTGCAATCAGCCACAATGTTTACCTCCACATTTCCATCTAGGAGCTATGGCAACCACAGGTGCTTAG